GGGAGAGCGCACCGGCGGCTGCCAGGCTCTGGCGTGCCGCTGGCAAGATGAGGTGGAAGGTCACTTTTTCAGAAAGTGACTGTTCGGTCAGCTTTCGCGTGCTGCTAAAATTTGAGTAGGGTTTCGCCAGGTCGGCGTAAAGGAAACGGAGTCACCCATGCGCCTAGACGACACACCGGAAGAGGCGGCGTTTCGCGCTGAAGTGCGCGCCTTCATCGAGAAGGAGCGCCCTCAGGTAAGTGACGGCGGGGGCAGCGGCGACGACATCGCCCGCGCCGTATCCGGCTTCATGGCCAGCCAGGGTTGGTTCAAGAAGCTCGCGGAGCGGGGCTGGATCGTGCCCGCCTGGCCCAAGGAGTATGGCGGCGCCGGCATGACCGTGATGCAGCAGTTCATCTTCAACGAAGAGATGGCGCTGCAGCGCGCGCCCCGTCCCATGCATCTCATCATCGCGGCCGGCATGGCAGGGCCAACGATCATCGTGCACGGCACCGACTACCAGAAGGAAAAGTTCCTTCCCGGCATTGCCCGTGGCGAAGACATCTGGTGCCAGCTCTACTCCGAACCCGGCGCCGGTTCGGACCTGGCCTCCCTGCAGACCAGGGCCGTCCGGGACGGCGACGACTACGTCGTCAACGGCACGAAGATCTGGACCACCATGGCCCACATGGCGAAGTACGCCATCCTGCTGGCCCGCACCGACCCTGATGCGCCGAAGCACCGCGGCATCAGTTACTTCATCCTGGACATGAAGACGCCCGGCATCACCATCAAGCCGCTGGTGAACATGGGCGGCACCCACGAGTTCAATCAGGTCTTCCTCGACAACGTGCGGATCCCGAAGGAAAACCTGGTGGGAGAAGAGAACCGCGGCTGGTATGTCGGCGTGACGACGCTCGACTTCGAGCGCTCGTCGATCGGCTCGTCGATCGGCGCGCGGCAGAACGTCGAGAGCCTGGTGCAGTTCGCGAAGGAAAATGCGGGGTCGCCGGTAACGGTACTCGACCGCAATCCTCTGGTGCGCCTGGAACTCGCCGACCGCCTCATCGAGACGCAGGTCGCTCAGATGCTTTCCTACCGCGTGATCAGCATGCAGAACCGGGGGATGGTGCCGAACCACGAAGCCTCTCTTCTGAAGCTGTACACGACGGAAATGAACCAGCGCATCGCCCGCACAGGGATGAAGCTCATCGGCCTCTACGGGACACTGGGACGCGGGGAAGCGAAGGCGCCGCGACAGGGAGGCTTCACCGCCACATTCATCCGCTCCATCGCCAACACCATCGAGGGCGGTACGAGCGAAGTGCAACGCAACGTGATCGCGCAGCGCGGCCTGGGCTTGCCCAGGGACTAACCGGACCAGGCAGCAACCAAGTCAGGAGTCCGCGAGGTTCTCGCGGACTCCGCCGTCTATACTCCCGGACGTGACCGCGGACCTGGCCATCTCGTTACCTCGCCGCCTGACCATAGGACTTTCGGGCCTCGCCCTGACGGGAGGGCTGGCCTCGGCGGTGTTTGTCTTCTACAGATTCGCTCGAGACGCCTACCTGACGTCTCGGGACGAGGGCCTTATCGACGCCGGTAGTCCCATACCGGAGCTTGCGGTGCCGGCCGGCGCCGGTCTCGTCATCCTGGCCATCTCGGCCGTGCTCGCGCTGTCAAAGCCCGCCTGGCTGCCCTGGCTCATCCGCTGCGTTGTCGCAGCCTGCGCGGGCGTAGTGGCGTCGCTGGCGGCCCTCAGCGGCGAGACCCGCGCGGCGGCAGCTTTTGCCGGAATCGCCGTGTGGGCCTGGTGGACTGG
This genomic window from Dehalococcoidia bacterium contains:
- a CDS encoding acyl-CoA dehydrogenase family protein; its protein translation is MRLDDTPEEAAFRAEVRAFIEKERPQVSDGGGSGDDIARAVSGFMASQGWFKKLAERGWIVPAWPKEYGGAGMTVMQQFIFNEEMALQRAPRPMHLIIAAGMAGPTIIVHGTDYQKEKFLPGIARGEDIWCQLYSEPGAGSDLASLQTRAVRDGDDYVVNGTKIWTTMAHMAKYAILLARTDPDAPKHRGISYFILDMKTPGITIKPLVNMGGTHEFNQVFLDNVRIPKENLVGEENRGWYVGVTTLDFERSSIGSSIGARQNVESLVQFAKENAGSPVTVLDRNPLVRLELADRLIETQVAQMLSYRVISMQNRGMVPNHEASLLKLYTTEMNQRIARTGMKLIGLYGTLGRGEAKAPRQGGFTATFIRSIANTIEGGTSEVQRNVIAQRGLGLPRD